The following nucleotide sequence is from Ensifer adhaerens.
GCTCAAGAACATTGCGCACCTGCTGACCGGCAACTTCGCCAGCGCGTTCATCGGACTGGCGGGTTTTGCCTTGACCGCGCGAGCGCTCGGGCCTGCCGACTATGGCCTATTGGCGCTGTCGTTCGCCTACACACGTGGTATCGAGCGGTTTGTCAGCTTCCGTTCGTGGCAGCCGCTCATTAAATACGGGGCAAGGGCCCAGCAAGCAGGAGAGACCGACGATCTCAAGGCATTGTTCAAGTTCGGCCTAATGATCGATCTCGCCACCGCATTGGTCGGATGGGGCTTGGCGGTGCTAATCGTCCTCGTTGCCGGACCGCTTTTCGGCATTTCCGAACAGATGAGCCGTTTCGTGCTCATCTACTGTGCAGTCCTGCCCTTTCAGGTGACGGGCATGCCAACGGCAGTCATGCGCCTTTACGGCCGGTTCACGATCCTCGCTTATGGGCAGGTGGCCGCGAGCCTCCTTAGAGCACTGTTGTGTCTCGCTGGCGTTTATCTCGGCTGGGGGCTGTTCGAGTTTATGCTACTTTGGATGGCATCACAAATCGGCAGCAGCCTGAACAGGATGTTTTGGGCTATTCGAGAGCTGTACAAGCAGGGCCTGCATGACGTTATGTGGGCTCCTCTTCGTGACATCAGGGACCGTTTTCCCGGATTTTGGAGCTTTTCGCTGTCGTCCAATTTGGCGCTCATCATTCAGGCCTGCGCCTTCGAGTTCGATACGCTGCTCGTCGGCTATCTCGCCGATCCAGGCTCGGCCGGCCTTTATCATATCGCCAAGCGAGTGGCCAAGATCGCCCAGCAGGCTGGCGAACAGGTTCAGGCGGTGCTCTACCCGGATCTTTCGCGCGTGTGGGCCACGGAAGGGATCTCCGAATTCCGCAAGACCGTGCGCCAGACCACTTTGCTGCTGTTTGCGTTCGGCGTGTGCGGCCTGATCGTTGCGAACCTGACCATCGAATGGGTTCTACGCGTGACGGCAGGGGCCGGTTTCGAAGCTGCCGCCCCACTAGTCGAGGTGCAGTTCCTCGCCGTCGTCGTCTTCCTGTGCGGCCGAACCCTTTACTCGGCGTTGCTCGCCATGGGAAACGAGAAGACCCTACTCAAGAGCGCTGTTTCCGGCGGTCTTCTTTTCTGTGGCACGGCCACACTTCTCATTCCAGCTATCGGAGCGGTAGGCGCCAGTGTGGCTCACATTTTGATGTCTACTCTCTGGTTTGTACAGATGTCGCTGGCCTACCGCCGGGGACTTGCCACCAAACTGTGACATCTCAGCGCCCGCGCCCATTCTGTCGTCAGCGATCCGACAACAATTTGCCGCTCGCCCGATCAACTGGCCCTCAGTTCCTTGAGAATTGGAACCACATTCAAGCACCGATAATGCTCGGAGGATGAGATGCGCATGCCCCTCGCGACGCATTCAGGGCGGGCCGGCAATTCGTGGGCCAAGCCATGCAAAGGCGTGATAGCCGGCGATGCCCCACGTTACGGTGGCAGCTCCTCGCCCGAGCGTACCGGCTTTCCCGCCACCAAAACCGTTTTCACCCCTTCTAGGGGGGTGAGGGCCCTAGATTTCTTTTGACGCTGACGAGGAGTCTTCCGCGCCCTTCCGGTTCCGTCACTCCGAACGGTCGCAGTAGTTCATGACGTTGCCGAGAATAACCGCATGGTTCAGCGAAAGCCGTTGCTGGACATTGGCGAGTTGGCGATCGGTCGTGACGCCCGAGCGGCAGACCAGAATGACGGAATCGACGTGCGACGCGAGCCAGATCACGCCTTCGTTTTCTTCAACGGCCGGCGCGTCGACGATGATCAGATCGTAGCTGTCACGCAGTTCGGCACAAAGGACATCGAGGTTCATCAGGCCCGGCCGCACCGAAATGAACTCAAGGTGGGGATAGGCCGGCGACGTCGCGATCCGGCTCTTGATATCGACCTTGCCTTCGAGCGGCGCCGTGATCGCGGTATCCTTGGTGTTGGCACCGGCAATGTTCGGCGCGCTCTGCGCAGACATGTCGAGGTCGATGACGATCGGGCGCAGTCCGTCGACCTTTGCCATTGTCGCCATGCCGAGCGCGACTGTGGTCTTGCCGTCTCCGAGCGCCGGCGAGCACAACATCACCACCTTGCCGCCCGCCTCATGGTCGATCGTGAGCCAGGCCATGCATAGCGTGCGCATGGCGGTCGCCGCCGGTGACTCCGGATTGTTCAGCATGTAGTGATAAAAGGCCGACGAATTCCGCAAGCGCTTGCGCATATCGGGGACACTGGCAAGGTTCGGACGGTTGAGCAGTTGCTCGGCGTCGCGCGGCAGGTACAGCCTGCTCTCCAGCGAGTCCGAAATGATCACCCCGACGACCGCGAGCAGAACGGCCCCGATGCTGCCGGCGACGATCACCAGCGTGTTGTTCGGGAACGTCGGCTTCGTCGGCACTTCCGCATAGGACGCGATCCGTGCGGTTGGCTTGTACTCGCCTCTTTCGGGATTGAGCGCACCCAGCCTGAGCACGATCTGGTCGTAGATCGCCTGTTCCGACTGAAGGTCGCGGGCAAGTTCACGCCGACGGATTTCGGCAAGGTTGCGCCCCTGGACCTTGTCCTGCAGCGCGCTCAGTTCCGTCTGGAATTTTTCGGCGCGCACCGTTGCCACCTTGGCGTTGTTTGCCAGCTCGTGCACGAGGCGCTGCGCCTCGTTGCCGATCATGGTGCGCACGGACTCAAGCTCGTTCGTGGCGTCGAGGACCAGCGGGTGGTTCTTGCCGAACTTGGCGCCGAGCTGCGCACGCGTGCGCTCGAGCCGCGCCTCTTCACCACGCAACTGGTCAAGCTGCGTCGAGGTCAACGCACCGCCGGCCAATTCCTTCCCGTCGGAAGACACCAACTGCTTGGCCTCGTTGTATTTCGCAACCGCGCCGGCTTCCTCGACGCGCAAGGTCACATATTGCTCGTTGAGCTGCAGCATGCGGGCTCTTAGAACATCATCCTGCGGATCGAAGGTCAGGTCGCTGTCGCGGGCAAAGGCGGCGATATCGCGCTCCATGCCGGCAATTCGGGTCGCGCTGTTGGCCATCTCGCCGCGCAGATACGCAACCGTGTTGTTCGTGGCCTCTTCGGTCTTTTTCGCCGTCCAGGAGAGATATTGCTCGGCGAGTGCATCGGCGATCGTGGCCGCCTTCAAGGGGTTCGATTGCACCACGCGGATCGTCAGCGCGAGGCTTTCCCCGGTACGGGTGACGACATAGGAGTTCAGCAGCGTCGAGATGGCGCGGTTGCGCTGCACATTTTCCGAGATCAGCCGCTCCTTCTGCGTGCTCTCTGCCGGCGCACCGAAAATGAACTCGGAGATGTTGGCGAAGAACGACTGCAGGAACGTCTCGTGCTCGCTGCGGGTTTCAGGCAGGTAAGTGTTGAAATCGGGATCGTTGACCAGGTTGAGCGCATCGACGACGACGCCCACGAAGACACGCGAGCGGATCACGTCCAGCTCCGTTTCCATCACCGACCGGTCGCGTTCGAGCTTGCGCAACTCGACCTGCGCCTCGTAGGGGCGGACGTCGTTGCGGTCGAAGACGATGGCCGAAGCTGCGGTATAGGAGCGCGGCAGCAATGCGGCCGTCAGCAGCGTCGCAAGCAACGCAAACCCCAGCAGCGAGAAGAAGATCACGCGATACCGGCGGAAAAGCTCGACCAGATCGCGGATGCCATATCCGCGTGGCGCAACACGCGCCTCCCGATACTGAACCGCAGGCATTTGGCCTCGCCCTGGAGGCGCTTCGACTTTGCGATCGATGGTCAGCATGAGAGCCCTAACATATAAATTTGATAGAAATACCTGCCGTCAAAGAACTGTAGCCACGCTCACACAGAATCCGCGCGGCAAAAGGCAACGCCACGCAGGTAAATTACTGACATAGAAATAACATTCAAATTTAGAAAACTATATTATACCGCGTCCGGAAGAGCAATAGTTGGTTGCCGCCGGACCACGGAACGATTTGACCTCCATGGTTGCGACAAACATGCTCGTGCACGTCCGACAATTACGGGCCGGCGCAGAAGAGAAACCGTAGGCCACCTCTAGTTCGGGTAGCGACCCGCAATCCGCTCCTGCGACAACCATTCCATGAACTGATCGAAGCGCGTGCCCCCACCGGTCGAGGCAGGCTCCCAGGCGTCATTCACACCGACGACGCCGCCGAATTTTTCCTCCACGCTATCGGCCATGCCATCGCCGTCCTCGTCGGCATAGGCATCTGCCTCTTTAATCGCGGGGATCTCGCCGGGCGCAACCACCATGCGCCCTGCTCCCCTCTCGCCTTGTGCACCCATATCCTTGATCCAGGCGACATCGAGATCGTCGCGGGGAAACGCACCGGACTGGCCGCGAACCTCTTCATATGCCTCACCGGCTGCAAGGAGCGTATCAACCGCCAAGGGGCAAGGCGGGCGGTTCACCACGAATTGGTCTGTTCCTGGCGAAAGCAATTGAAGCGACTTGGATGGCGGCGCCCACAACTCGTTGCCGCTCTCGTAGATCTGCGGCTGGCCGGCGCTTTCGACATTCTGCCACTTTATTGCGTAGGTTTTCTCGACCGTGCTCGGACCCGCCTTGAAGTAGTTGCCGACATAGGAAATCGGCGTGCCGCCCGGATACTGCGAGAACACCTCGCCCCACTCGGAACGTGCATTGAAGAACACGTTGTTGACAATCTCGATGCAGGATTTTCCGTAGTGGTTGTTGTCGGGATTCCGGTCATTGTTGGAAATGCAGGCGTTCCGCCAGAAGGTGATGTTCTGCGGGACTCTGGGATCGGCGCCGAGAAGGGTGCACTTGCTGTGCTTGTTCAGCCCCTCGGCAAAGATCGAATTCGCGATGGTGATGTCGGTCGTGTTGGAATAGGTGCTGACGTTCTCGTCGGTCGCCCAGGACATCGACGTATGGTCGAAATAGACGCGCTGGCTGTTTTCGATCACCGCCGCATGGACGTTCTTGACGGAGTTCGGCAGCCGCGGCCGAATGCGCAGATGCCGGACGATCACGTCGTGCGTCTGCTTGGCAACAAGCGGGGTATGCCTCAGTTCGTCATTCGTCTGGTCGATGGTCAGCAAAATGCCGCCACCCGGCGCCGTCTGCCCGAGGATCGAGACCGAGTTGTTATCCTCGCCGATCACTAGCGAGGATTTGAGCTGGATGATGCCGGAAACGCGAAACACGCAATTTCGTGCCCCAGTCGCCTCGATGCATTCGCGCAGCGTGCCCGGGCCGGAATCCTCAAGGCTCGTCACCTGGATGATGCGGCCGCCGCGGCCGCCCTGCGCCATCTTGCCGTGCCCTTCGGCACCGGGAAACGCCACCATCTGCGGCTCGGTGGCCGAAGCCGCAACACCCAAGAAGGCAGAAAGCAGGGCAAGCGTGCGCGCACCATGCTGAAAAGCCTTTGCGCGTCGAGTCTGTTGCTGGAAAGACCGAGAACCGAAATGGCCGGCCGACCGCGGCGCACGTGGTGATGTGCGCGGCATGACAATCTCAATCGGCATACAGTTTACTCCCAAAGCCTTTTGGCGGGCCCCGCTCCAGAAGCTTTAAAACGCTCGTGCAGGGCAATTCATTCCGCCCTATATCGTCAATCAAAAGAATATGTTTCGCGCAATTCGGGGCGAAGCTTTCCACTTTTGTTATAGTTCGTCAATTCGATTTATTTGCATCACCCGAATTAGGTATATAACTCGCGCTTTTGACCTCTCGAAGTAGCATTGAGACGGTGCTACAGTCTTGCGAATATTTAGTTTACTTTCGGGACCTTGTTTCGTGTCTCAAAAAGCAATTACCGTCGGATTTCCATTTTCGGGTGATGACATCGGGGGGAGCCATATTTCCGCGCTCAACCTCATATCGTCGTTTGACAGGGACCGGATAACCCCCATCGTCTTCGTGCATCATCCGCGTAAGGCGCTTTCCAGATATCTGGACGAAAACAAGATCGACTATGTCACGATCGAGGACATCGACATCCTCTCGCCGCAACGGGATCGTCGTTTCGCGACGCAATCATTCTCGGCGCTGCGCTATCCGATCTCGATGGTGAAGATCATCAAACTCCTGAGACGGCACAAGATCGACATCGTGCACACCAACGACGGCGCGATCCATACCACCTGGGCGCTTCCAACCTACTTGGCCGGCGCCAAACTTCTGTGGCACCACCGCGGCGACCCCCGCGCCCGGGCGGTCAACATGCTTGCGCCGCTTCTTGCCAAGCACGTGGTCACGGTTTCGCGATTTGCGCAGCCGGCAAAGCCGTTGCTCCCGCTTGAGGGGCGTATCTCGGTACTGCACAGCCCCTTCCGGCATCCGGATCAGGTCCCCGATCGGGAGGAAAGCAGGCTCGCGCTGGTGCGCGAACTCGGCCTGCCGGAGGAGACGCGGTTCGTCGGCTACTTCGGGCTTCTCAACGAGCGCAAGCGCCCTCTCCGTTTCGTCGAGGCGGTGCACGCCTTTCACCGCAGCAATCCGGATTTCCCGATAGCCGGCCTGCTTTTCGGCGCACCCGAACAGGCAGGGCCGCGGCTCGACCTTGAGACAGCAGAACGCGCGCGCGCGCTCGGGATCGCCGACAAGATCCACCTGATGGGATTTCGCCATCCTGTCGCGCCCTATATGTGCGCCGTCGACATTCTCCTCGTGCCGGCCATGAGCGAGCCGTTCGGCAGAACGCTCATCGAAGCCATGATGTACGGCACTCCGGTCGTCGCCACCAATCACGGCGGAAATCCGGAGGCGATCGAGAACGACGTGACCGGTTTTCTCGTCGAGCCGGAAAATCCAGAGGCTTTCGTCGCCCCGATGGAGCGCCTGCTGAAAGACCGCAACGAGTGGCAACGCATCAGCGAAACGGCGCGCACCTCGACGCTGGCCGCCTATGGCATCAAGCCCCATGTCGACGGCATCGTCAGCATCTATCAGCGAATTCTCGGAAAGCGGCCGTCCGACATCCCGGCGCGAGCCGCGCATTGAGACCACCGTCAGCGGAAAGAAAGAGAACGACATGCAGCTCTCGGATATCGATTTCCTGATCATCGGCGCCGCCAAGAGCGCGACCACCTGGCTACAGCAATCACTGCAGCAGAACCCGTCCGTCTACATGCCGGATCCCGAGCTCCACTTCTTCAGCCGCAACTTCGAAAAGGGTGACGGCTGGTATCTGGGACAATTCGAGCCCAAACCTGAACAGACCATCGTCGGCGAGAAATCCAACTCCTACCTCGACGAGCCGGAAGCAGCTGCCCGCATCAAGAAGGCGCTGCCGCGCGCACGGCTGATCGCGCAGCTGCGCAATCCCGTCGACCGCGCCTATTCCGACTACTGCATGCTCTATCGCCGCGGGGAAGTTGGCACCGACATCACCCGGTATCTCGATCCGCGCCAGGCAAAGGGCGGACGTTTCCTGGTCGGCGGTCTCTATTGCCGCCAGCTCGAAGCCTATCTCGATCTGTTTCCAGCAGAAAACCTGCAGGTTCTCCTCTATGAGCATATGCGCCAGAACCCGCAGGCGCATCTCGACGCGGTCAGAGGCTTTCTGCAGCTGTCGTCGCCGCTTTATCCGGTCGTCAACAAAGTCAAGGACAAGACGGTGCCTGTCGTGCCGCCGAAGCTGCGCCGACTTCTTCAGCCGCTAAAGCCGATCGCGGCACCGTTCCGCAGCAACCCCATCGTGAAGGGCCTGCGCTCGATGGTCGCCCGCGAACTCGACTATGTGCCGCTTCCGACGGATCTGCGCAACCGGCTGGTCGAATTCTACGCGCCGGAAACCGAAAGGCTCGGCGCGCTTCTGAAGCAGGACCTTTCAGGCTGGCTGCAGGCGGCCGCCGATAGCGCGCGACCAGCGGCCTGATGCAGGCGCCTAGCCCTCGGCGCGCCGCCCAAATCGTAAGAACAGAACGAGCGGTACGGCCACCAGATAGACGGCGACGACCGACAGCCAGATGGCGCCTGGCCATTCCTGCCTGAAGACGAAATAGAAGCTCGAGAATCCGAGCGGACTGGCAATCGATGCCAGGCTTACCGCCGACGCCAGCACGCCCTGAAACTGGCCTTGCTGGGTCTCATCGACCTGTCGAGTTGCAAAGGACTGCAAGGCCGGCGCGCCGATGCCGCCAAGAACGAATACCGGCATGATGGCGAAGATCATCCAGCCTTCCGTCGCGAATGCCATGACGACCAAGCCAACGCACGCGCCGGCAACACCTGTCAGGATCGTCGCGCGTTCGCCGAGCCTTCTCACCGCTGGCCCTGGGAGGAAAACCTGGGCAAGGGCCTGGCAGACCCCAAAGGCGCCGAGTGAAAGACCGATCCACAGCCCGTTCCAGTGAAAGGCATCGCTGCCCCACAGCGCCCAGCAGGTGCTGCAGGCCTCGCCGGTCGCACTGAAGGTGAGGAACAGAACGACGATTGGCATCAAGCCCTTGGACGAGAAAGCCCAGCGGAGCGGACGGAGCGGATTGAGCGCGGCCAGGTCGATCTTCTCCCGGCCGGGAATGCGCGATTCCGGCAAGACGAAGAGCGCCAGCAGCAAATTGCAGGCGTTGAGGATAGCGGCTGCAATAAAGGGCAGCCGCAAGCCGTGGTCGCCGAGGATGCCGCCCAGCACCGGGCCGACGATAAAGCCGATGCCGAACATGGCGTTGAACAGGCCGAAACGGCGGGCGCGTTTCTCCTCCGGCGATATGTCGGTGATATAGGCGGTCGCCACCGCCAGGTTGGCGCTTGTCAGGCCGGCGATCGCGCGGCCTGCGAAAAGCATCCAGAGATTGGAAGCGAAAGCCAAAAACAGGTAGTTGATGGCGGCTCCGCCAAGAGAAAGCAGCAAGACGGGCCGCCGGCCGATGCG
It contains:
- a CDS encoding glycosyltransferase family 4 protein, yielding MSQKAITVGFPFSGDDIGGSHISALNLISSFDRDRITPIVFVHHPRKALSRYLDENKIDYVTIEDIDILSPQRDRRFATQSFSALRYPISMVKIIKLLRRHKIDIVHTNDGAIHTTWALPTYLAGAKLLWHHRGDPRARAVNMLAPLLAKHVVTVSRFAQPAKPLLPLEGRISVLHSPFRHPDQVPDREESRLALVRELGLPEETRFVGYFGLLNERKRPLRFVEAVHAFHRSNPDFPIAGLLFGAPEQAGPRLDLETAERARALGIADKIHLMGFRHPVAPYMCAVDILLVPAMSEPFGRTLIEAMMYGTPVVATNHGGNPEAIENDVTGFLVEPENPEAFVAPMERLLKDRNEWQRISETARTSTLAAYGIKPHVDGIVSIYQRILGKRPSDIPARAAH
- a CDS encoding TCR/Tet family MFS transporter, translated to MKKPLIVIFAAIILDAVGIGLIFPILPSLLKELTQTDDVAPLIGTMAALYAVMQFVFAPVLGALSDRIGRRPVLLLSLGGAAINYLFLAFASNLWMLFAGRAIAGLTSANLAVATAYITDISPEEKRARRFGLFNAMFGIGFIVGPVLGGILGDHGLRLPFIAAAILNACNLLLALFVLPESRIPGREKIDLAALNPLRPLRWAFSSKGLMPIVVLFLTFSATGEACSTCWALWGSDAFHWNGLWIGLSLGAFGVCQALAQVFLPGPAVRRLGERATILTGVAGACVGLVVMAFATEGWMIFAIMPVFVLGGIGAPALQSFATRQVDETQQGQFQGVLASAVSLASIASPLGFSSFYFVFRQEWPGAIWLSVVAVYLVAVPLVLFLRFGRRAEG
- a CDS encoding lipopolysaccharide biosynthesis protein; translated protein: MTLLESLLKKIRKYRLAWQAETDLHGRLKNIAHLLTGNFASAFIGLAGFALTARALGPADYGLLALSFAYTRGIERFVSFRSWQPLIKYGARAQQAGETDDLKALFKFGLMIDLATALVGWGLAVLIVLVAGPLFGISEQMSRFVLIYCAVLPFQVTGMPTAVMRLYGRFTILAYGQVAASLLRALLCLAGVYLGWGLFEFMLLWMASQIGSSLNRMFWAIRELYKQGLHDVMWAPLRDIRDRFPGFWSFSLSSNLALIIQACAFEFDTLLVGYLADPGSAGLYHIAKRVAKIAQQAGEQVQAVLYPDLSRVWATEGISEFRKTVRQTTLLLFAFGVCGLIVANLTIEWVLRVTAGAGFEAAAPLVEVQFLAVVVFLCGRTLYSALLAMGNEKTLLKSAVSGGLLFCGTATLLIPAIGAVGASVAHILMSTLWFVQMSLAYRRGLATKL
- a CDS encoding GumC family protein — translated: MPAVQYREARVAPRGYGIRDLVELFRRYRVIFFSLLGFALLATLLTAALLPRSYTAASAIVFDRNDVRPYEAQVELRKLERDRSVMETELDVIRSRVFVGVVVDALNLVNDPDFNTYLPETRSEHETFLQSFFANISEFIFGAPAESTQKERLISENVQRNRAISTLLNSYVVTRTGESLALTIRVVQSNPLKAATIADALAEQYLSWTAKKTEEATNNTVAYLRGEMANSATRIAGMERDIAAFARDSDLTFDPQDDVLRARMLQLNEQYVTLRVEEAGAVAKYNEAKQLVSSDGKELAGGALTSTQLDQLRGEEARLERTRAQLGAKFGKNHPLVLDATNELESVRTMIGNEAQRLVHELANNAKVATVRAEKFQTELSALQDKVQGRNLAEIRRRELARDLQSEQAIYDQIVLRLGALNPERGEYKPTARIASYAEVPTKPTFPNNTLVIVAGSIGAVLLAVVGVIISDSLESRLYLPRDAEQLLNRPNLASVPDMRKRLRNSSAFYHYMLNNPESPAATAMRTLCMAWLTIDHEAGGKVVMLCSPALGDGKTTVALGMATMAKVDGLRPIVIDLDMSAQSAPNIAGANTKDTAITAPLEGKVDIKSRIATSPAYPHLEFISVRPGLMNLDVLCAELRDSYDLIIVDAPAVEENEGVIWLASHVDSVILVCRSGVTTDRQLANVQQRLSLNHAVILGNVMNYCDRSE
- a CDS encoding pectate lyase family protein; this encodes MPIEIVMPRTSPRAPRSAGHFGSRSFQQQTRRAKAFQHGARTLALLSAFLGVAASATEPQMVAFPGAEGHGKMAQGGRGGRIIQVTSLEDSGPGTLRECIEATGARNCVFRVSGIIQLKSSLVIGEDNNSVSILGQTAPGGGILLTIDQTNDELRHTPLVAKQTHDVIVRHLRIRPRLPNSVKNVHAAVIENSQRVYFDHTSMSWATDENVSTYSNTTDITIANSIFAEGLNKHSKCTLLGADPRVPQNITFWRNACISNNDRNPDNNHYGKSCIEIVNNVFFNARSEWGEVFSQYPGGTPISYVGNYFKAGPSTVEKTYAIKWQNVESAGQPQIYESGNELWAPPSKSLQLLSPGTDQFVVNRPPCPLAVDTLLAAGEAYEEVRGQSGAFPRDDLDVAWIKDMGAQGERGAGRMVVAPGEIPAIKEADAYADEDGDGMADSVEEKFGGVVGVNDAWEPASTGGGTRFDQFMEWLSQERIAGRYPN
- a CDS encoding sulfotransferase family protein; the encoded protein is MQLSDIDFLIIGAAKSATTWLQQSLQQNPSVYMPDPELHFFSRNFEKGDGWYLGQFEPKPEQTIVGEKSNSYLDEPEAAARIKKALPRARLIAQLRNPVDRAYSDYCMLYRRGEVGTDITRYLDPRQAKGGRFLVGGLYCRQLEAYLDLFPAENLQVLLYEHMRQNPQAHLDAVRGFLQLSSPLYPVVNKVKDKTVPVVPPKLRRLLQPLKPIAAPFRSNPIVKGLRSMVARELDYVPLPTDLRNRLVEFYAPETERLGALLKQDLSGWLQAAADSARPAA